GGGAGAGGGCGACTACTTGGAACCCCGGTTCACGGAAGGCGGAGTCTTGCTGCGGCCAGTGAGTGTTCGCTCTCGGGAACCATCGGCGGCTCAGGAAGCGGAGATTTTGGATGTAGTGAACCAGGAACGCCGGAAGTATGCCAAAGAGCGCCGTCATTGATACCTCTGTTTTGGTGAGTGCCTTTCTGTTTCGGGAGAGTGTGCCTGGACGGGTCATTGAACTTGCCGAGCAGAACGTCTACACCCTTTATCTTTCCCCGATATTGATTGAAGAAGTAACGCGGTCACTTCACCATCCGCGCCTGAAAGAAGCCTACGGGTATTCGGATGCAGATGTGCGAGTCTGGTGTCACACCTTGAAGACAATCGGAACGGTGTGGAAAAAGGCATTGCCGGAAATT
Above is a genomic segment from Acidobacteriota bacterium containing:
- a CDS encoding putative toxin-antitoxin system toxin component, PIN family, whose product is MPKSAVIDTSVLVSAFLFRESVPGRVIELAEQNVYTLYLSPILIEEVTRSLHHPRLKEAYGYSDADVRVWCHTLKTIGTVWKKALPEIGSVCRDPDDDHVIACAHGVGASWIVTGDHDLLELEEYKGVRIVSARTFLEEMAVL
- a CDS encoding AbrB/MazE/SpoVT family DNA-binding domain-containing protein, whose translation is MDLVRVRRAGQITLSRKLREVMNLGEGDYLEPRFTEGGVLLRPVSVRSREPSAAQEAEILDVVNQERRKYAKERRH